One Lentimicrobium sp. L6 DNA window includes the following coding sequences:
- a CDS encoding aminotransferase class V-fold PLP-dependent enzyme, protein MDHFFEKYRNNIIGNDLVMQSPYGEKKVLYADWIASGRLYSPIEKKIQEDFGPWVANTHTETSETGTIMTKSYHWAQKIIKKHVNAHDDDILITSGNGMTSVINKFQRILGLKNCGVLSGKSCIQNEKDRPIVFITHMEHHSNQTSWLETNAEVIVLEPNKDLTVNPDELRKQLKKYEDRKFKMGSFSACSNVTGVHTNYHELAKIMHQHQGLCFIDFAANAPYEDMNMHPEDPEEELDAIYFSPHKFLGGPGSSGVLIFNNKLYLNKTPDHPGGGTVDWTNPWGEYKYVDNIEAREDGGTPGFLQAIRVALAIKLKEQIGVKNIEAREKVLVAKAFELLDPIEKLHILSGDLKDRLGVISFYIEDIHYNLAVKILNDRFGIQLRGGCACAGTYGHFLMGITSCESKKITEKINKGDLSSKPGWVRLSLHPTMTIQELEFIAQAFKDMIENINEWEKDYRYNVKNNEFIHISETTDKVELVKNWFEFD, encoded by the coding sequence ATGGACCATTTTTTTGAGAAATACAGAAATAATATTATTGGAAACGATCTAGTAATGCAGTCTCCTTATGGGGAAAAAAAGGTATTGTATGCAGATTGGATCGCCAGTGGTAGGCTATATAGCCCTATTGAAAAAAAGATTCAAGAGGATTTTGGTCCTTGGGTAGCTAACACACATACTGAGACCAGCGAGACAGGAACCATAATGACCAAATCTTATCATTGGGCACAAAAGATTATCAAAAAACATGTGAATGCACATGACGATGATATTTTAATAACCAGTGGTAATGGAATGACAAGTGTCATCAATAAATTCCAAAGAATTCTTGGCCTAAAGAACTGTGGTGTTCTTTCTGGTAAATCATGTATACAAAATGAAAAAGATCGCCCCATCGTTTTCATTACCCATATGGAACATCATTCAAATCAAACCAGCTGGCTAGAAACCAATGCCGAGGTGATTGTTTTAGAACCTAACAAAGATTTAACCGTAAATCCTGATGAATTAAGGAAACAGCTGAAGAAATACGAGGATAGAAAATTCAAAATGGGAAGTTTTTCGGCTTGTTCAAACGTTACAGGTGTTCATACCAACTATCATGAATTAGCAAAAATCATGCATCAACATCAGGGCTTATGCTTTATTGATTTTGCTGCCAATGCACCATATGAAGATATGAACATGCACCCTGAAGATCCTGAAGAAGAATTAGACGCTATATATTTCTCTCCTCATAAATTCTTAGGAGGCCCAGGCAGTAGTGGTGTTTTAATTTTCAATAATAAGTTATACTTAAACAAAACTCCAGATCATCCCGGTGGAGGAACAGTAGATTGGACCAATCCTTGGGGAGAATATAAATATGTAGATAATATAGAAGCTAGAGAGGATGGTGGAACACCTGGATTCCTGCAAGCTATTAGAGTTGCTCTGGCTATAAAACTAAAAGAGCAAATTGGAGTCAAAAATATAGAAGCACGAGAAAAAGTGTTGGTAGCAAAGGCATTCGAATTATTGGATCCGATTGAAAAGCTACATATTCTATCTGGAGATTTAAAAGACCGATTAGGGGTTATATCCTTTTATATAGAAGATATTCATTATAATCTTGCAGTTAAAATATTGAATGACAGATTTGGAATTCAATTGCGTGGCGGCTGTGCTTGTGCTGGTACCTATGGACATTTTTTAATGGGAATTACTTCTTGCGAATCAAAAAAAATCACTGAAAAGATTAATAAAGGTGATTTATCTTCTAAGCCTGGATGGGTAAGACTTTCACTACATCCTACCATGACCATTCAAGAATTGGAATTCATAGCACAAGCTTTTAAAGATATGATAGAAAATATTAATGAATGGGAAAAGGATTATCGTTATAACGTAAAGAATAATGAATTCATCCACATATCAGAAACAACAGACAAAGTAGAATTGGTAAAAAACTGGTTCGAATTTGACTAA